The Sediminispirochaeta smaragdinae DSM 11293 genome has a segment encoding these proteins:
- a CDS encoding response regulator: MNSENMILLVEDEAMIAMNLTMKLRNAGYPISKIFASGEDVVRFAENRNPDLVLMDGRLAGEIDGVEAMRRLRKIHKNLPIIFITGYTNESFIEKAHELSPVACMTKPVNINQLIGHIKSVIYRQ, from the coding sequence ATGAACAGTGAAAACATGATTCTTTTGGTCGAAGACGAAGCCATGATAGCCATGAACCTTACAATGAAGCTTCGAAATGCCGGTTATCCGATCAGCAAAATCTTTGCATCCGGGGAGGATGTTGTTCGCTTTGCAGAAAACCGAAACCCCGATTTGGTCCTTATGGATGGAAGATTGGCAGGAGAAATCGACGGTGTAGAAGCGATGCGACGCCTAAGGAAAATACACAAAAATCTCCCGATTATTTTTATCACCGGCTATACAAATGAATCTTTCATCGAAAAAGCACATGAGTTATCCCCTGTAGCCTGTATGACAAAACCGGTAAACATCAATCAGCTGATAGGCCATATCAAGTCCGTCATCTATCGCCAATAA
- a CDS encoding InlB B-repeat-containing protein, with product MLGCPNPSSSSDGTYYTITFESNGGTVVADQKVREGNTIIRPTNPTKADVAFGGWYADSELDTVWDFSNGIPTGAMTLYAKWVEARTFHCIDLRNENWYEVESGLLATGTYCLIYAETSASVLETTAVAVASEYDKKIHHQIIDAFGEPEDVDDNGKTIILLLDILDGYDGSGGYVAGFFQASHMLAVESDEHSNEADMLFMDVDPLEAGSEDFYKTLAHEFQHLINFSQTYLVDGKEQDIWINEGLSSAAEYVYRGKVDQDQIDWYNADPYGTIAQGNNFFVWNGYWENEEPNTVLDDYATVNLFFQWLRIHATNGTGIYKEILASDDRDFQAVTSAAAGWIDSSYGDWTALLGSWHLANILCESSGDYGYKGKINVAMDGFTSANNAKAWLSPGEGILSLMPASGRNTPPSGSGSHIVYMGIDIDPTVIDKISPYSGIASFVFNGNSNISGADETGYVANISTKATSNILRSVEVKNPLPNSWRMDVQTQLDGNLTEFSRKLINGRSAFSSIDKKGLRK from the coding sequence ATGCTTGGTTGTCCAAACCCTTCATCTTCTTCGGACGGAACGTATTATACGATTACGTTCGAAAGTAATGGCGGCACTGTTGTTGCCGATCAGAAAGTAAGAGAGGGAAACACCATCATTCGTCCGACCAATCCGACGAAGGCTGACGTCGCCTTTGGCGGCTGGTATGCGGATTCCGAACTCGATACTGTCTGGGATTTCTCAAACGGCATACCGACAGGGGCCATGACCCTCTATGCAAAATGGGTGGAGGCTAGGACCTTTCACTGCATCGATCTTAGGAATGAAAATTGGTATGAAGTGGAAAGCGGGCTGCTTGCCACAGGTACGTACTGCCTGATCTATGCGGAAACCAGTGCATCCGTGCTCGAAACTACCGCAGTCGCCGTTGCTTCCGAATATGACAAGAAGATTCACCATCAGATTATCGATGCATTCGGCGAACCGGAAGATGTTGATGATAACGGGAAAACCATCATTCTCCTGCTGGATATCCTGGATGGGTACGATGGATCAGGGGGCTATGTTGCCGGTTTCTTTCAGGCATCGCATATGCTCGCGGTAGAGAGTGATGAACACTCAAACGAAGCGGATATGCTGTTTATGGACGTCGATCCTCTGGAAGCGGGTTCTGAGGATTTCTACAAAACCCTTGCCCATGAATTTCAGCACCTGATTAATTTCTCTCAGACCTACCTGGTCGACGGGAAAGAGCAGGATATTTGGATCAATGAAGGCCTTTCTTCAGCTGCCGAGTACGTCTATAGGGGAAAGGTCGATCAGGACCAAATTGATTGGTATAATGCAGACCCTTACGGGACCATTGCCCAGGGAAACAACTTTTTTGTATGGAATGGCTATTGGGAAAATGAGGAACCGAATACCGTTCTGGATGACTATGCAACCGTTAACCTCTTTTTTCAGTGGCTAAGGATCCACGCCACGAACGGAACGGGCATATATAAAGAAATACTCGCATCCGATGATCGTGACTTCCAGGCGGTAACATCTGCCGCGGCGGGGTGGATAGATAGTTCATACGGGGACTGGACTGCACTTCTTGGAAGCTGGCACCTTGCCAATATCCTCTGTGAGTCAAGCGGAGATTACGGATACAAAGGGAAAATCAACGTTGCCATGGACGGCTTTACCTCTGCTAATAATGCAAAAGCCTGGCTCTCTCCCGGCGAAGGGATCCTTTCCCTGATGCCGGCAAGTGGTCGCAATACCCCTCCTTCCGGAAGCGGAAGCCATATTGTATATATGGGGATCGATATCGATCCCACTGTTATTGATAAAATAAGCCCCTACAGCGGAATAGCCTCGTTTGTCTTCAACGGTAACAGCAATATTTCAGGTGCAGATGAGACCGGATATGTTGCAAATATCAGTACTAAAGCCACTAGCAACATACTTCGATCGGTAGAGGTCAAGAATCCCCTGCCGAACTCCTGGCGGATGGATGTTCAGACACAGCTTGACGGAAACCTGACGGAGTTCAGTAGAAAGCTTATCAATGGACGTTCGGCTTTTTCATCAATCGATAAGAAGGGCTTGAGAAAATGA